From the genome of Triticum aestivum cultivar Chinese Spring chromosome 1A, IWGSC CS RefSeq v2.1, whole genome shotgun sequence:
CTATATTATGCTCTGCCATTCtgccaaatactccctccgttcctaaatatttgtctttctagaggtttcaaatggtgactacatacggagcaaaatgagtgaatctacactttaaaatatgtctatatacatccgtatgtggtgaccatttgaaatctctagaaagacaaatatttaggaacagagggagtagaaaagtaTTACCAGGCTTCACGGGATATCAGTTTGGTAACTACTATCACTCTGTCAGTAGCACATACTCTATAAAGAACCAGAGGACCATACTCTTGTAACAGAATTAGCACAAGGTGAAAAAAATTGGACTCATGAAAAAGATCTGAGTAGCTAAGAGAATAAAACAGCATGCTTCTGATTGAGAAACTAACCTGGCCCTACTGCAAGAACTGTCTTAGACCCAGCCACTACCTACGAAAAGAATGAGAATTGGTAAAGATCACTTGATCAGGGTAAATGAGATTAGAATCAAGAATGATAGTTGGTAATGATCGGGGTGAATGGGATCACAATCATTTGGTAATatacatagaaaactgccatttttTCAAACTTTAGTTAAGCAATAACTGCTACTCCATCTCAATTATTTATTTGTTACTTTAATACTTATGCTGTAGCATCTCTCGTCTCAACTATTTCTTTGTTTGGCGTTGCTACAGCATAAGTGTTAAAAGGAATCAAATCTATGAATTTAAATCGTTGGCTATAACATAAGCATCAATATGAACACCCTGAAGGATAAGTCTGGCTCAAAATTGGTCAACACGGTGCATTATGCCAGTAAGACATTTGCCCTAATCACAATTATTCAATAGTTATTGAGATTCAGACATTCAGTATCACTTTGATACGCTGAATGGTCAGAAGGACGTTTTGCAATTGAATTGGTGTCAGAGGGCTGTTTTTACAGGCAGTAGATAAGCAACTTGTCCTCCCAAAGAAACCCAGCACATATGAAATATATTTGTAGGCAAAAACATAAAACAAACCTGTGTGCGGCCTGCATCTGCAACAACAAAAGTTGGGATACCTCGGTGTTCTGCAGTTTCCTTTATCCTGTTCCTGATGACACACAAGCAGAAAAAGAAAGTGCTACATCATAATCCAGAAAATATTGTTCAAAGAAATATATGCCCTGGAAGAGATATGGCATACATTTCCTGTTGATTCTTGCATGTCAGAACAATCTTAGCTTGTCCGAACTGTTCCCATTGTTTCAAAAGAACCCGGTTGCTGCAAAGGGATATATCAGATGAATGATCAATGATTCTGGACAAACAGCTCCTTGACACTGACACCTCTAATCTTGCTAGAGCTTTAGGAGTCTAGTGCAATTTGAACTTCATGGACACTATGATCGTTCTTTGCTTTCACAAGAAAGTACTCAGTggtctaaacactcttatatttctttagggAGGGAGTATATGACATAGTCCTGATAAAGAAGAGCACTAATTAAAGGCCATTCTATTGTGATTAATCAATCACTCCTCTTTTCAGTCCACTTACACATCCTTTACTTAAGAAAAACTTTAACTTGTCTCTACTGCATCACTTGTTCTTAAAAAAGGCCCGCTTTCACTGAAAACATAACCAACAACAGAAGTGAGACTTTCTTTAAAGATTATGGTCTGGGGACTCGTCTGATGGATGATAGAATACTTAGGCTAGCATTTATAGCTCAAACTTAAATATAATAGCCACCCATGCAACATACTTCGGTTTACGAGCCTTTGATGCTAAATCAAGTGTGACACTGAACCCCGTGCAAAAACACAGACAACAAACTCGCATAGTACTAATATAATGAATAAATTTCAACTTCATTCAATATGTACCAGAATTTCTAATAACGTCAAACCAACCCTACTTGTCCCTAGGCAGGCTAAAAGTCTGGAAATATCTACATCCTTTAATTAGAACTACCTAATGAAGCAAGATGGCAAACTGCATTAGCACCTTGCCAACAGATCGGCGTACAAGCCAGTTGCTGCATCTGCAAAATAAATTGCAATGAATTAAAAGCATAACCGATGTACATTGGCTACAAATTGTACTGAGTAGTGAGTACACCAAAAAATAACACAGCTACCTACAGAATTCTTTATTTACTTTAGTACACAGATGTCAAGAGAGGTCGGCGTAGactgaatttgacatgggaggagtccgtaaagagagatctgaacgattggagtatcaccaaagaactagctatggacaggggtgcgtggaagcttgctatccatgtgcccgaaccatgagttggtcgtgagatcttatgggtttcacctctagcctaccccaacttgtttgggactaaaggctttgttgttgttgttgtacacAGACGGCTTAAACTAGAGTTGTTCTGGCTAGAAGTTGGTTGTTGCAGAATTGGACAAGCAATCAGTTTTATTTGAGCAAAGTACTACAGTCTTCTGGTTGGGATAAGTCAAACAGAACAGATGTACCAAGATACAAATGCTCACACTAAGAGCCCGGGAAATGGAACTTACGGGCACATTGAGACGCTATTTTCCCAGCCCCCATCTTAAGATCCTGACGCACTACTAAAACCTGCAAACAGCAGTGTCGAAACTCAGTGCAAGTTCAGACATAAAATCATGGTATTCCAACAGAAAACCAAGAGTATTTGTAAACACAGCCTAAGTGATCAGTATTACCCACTCCTGTAAATATGTTAATCGGCCATAAAGTCATGTTTACATCATCACCATTCATCATCATCCTTACATGTAAGACCATCTGAATTTTTTGGTAGAACCTATATCCTGTACTAGTCATTCACTGACTCTAACTTGACAAATTTAAATGCGCGAGTACTACTCCCCCACAAACAACTCCCAGTTCTGCCTGAGGCAAAGCTCAGCCGAGAGCCAAGGCAGAGCAAATGGTGTGACATGGAGCATGACAATTATGTTTCAACATGATGAGATAATCTAGTTTGTTGATCAGTAGCAATGGGCAGGTGCTTAGCTAGTACTGTATGTCCTCACCTACGAATTCATGTAGAAAAATAACAAAACACGTGACAGCTGAGTGCTAGGTCGTAACCCTTGGAGTCAATCAATCAGATACGGAATTGTGGACTGTACACGGTCGTTTCAGATCAACGGGTGGGATAAAATCATGTGGATGTCGCACTGTCAGTATAGCAAGGCGAGGTTCATCTTACCATCTTGAGCTCTTCGCCTGGGGCTGGGGCGGCGGAGGAACCGGCGGCCGCCCGCTTGGAGCCCCGTGGCGCCGGGGCAGACGGGAGGCTAAACCTCGGCCTCCAGGAGGAGGAGAggtcgaggaggaggccgaggaggaacCCGATGGCCAGGCCCGGGAGGAAGTTGGCCGGGCGGACGCCCGCCGCGAGCCACGGCTCCTCGTCCTGCCAAGGGGGAAACAGAAAAGAGGGTTAGGGTTCAGGAGCGGAGTCGCGGGGGCTGGTGGCAGCATCAGCGGGGGCGGACGCCGCAGTCCGGTGGGTGCGTGGCGCTCACCTTCCTCTTGCCGCCGTGGTTGGGGTTTCGCCGCGGCGGAGCAGCCATGGATTGGACTTGGAGGAGGCAGAGCGGAGAGGCAGTGCTGTGTTGAACTGAACTGTTTTTTTAGGGGGGGTTGATAACGTCGTCGTGTTACTCGATACGTGGGCCAGCAGTTTACTATTgtgtaatgggccggcccatcccaCACGCCGTGGGCGAGCGCCCGGTCCGTCCGCCTCCGCCTCGCAGGAGGCGAGACATAAACGTGCCCGATTACTCCCTCGTCTCTCTCTATCCGTCGCAGACTCGCAGCCGGAAAATTGCCCCGATCTTTATTTCACGCTCCTCGGCGGCGAAGCTCCTGTCGCCAGAGACACGGACGAACACGTCGCGCAGAGAAAGGCCAAGCCCCACGCCGGCTTGTGCTTCGCCCCCATGAACGCCGATCGAACAGACGAGGAGAAGATGGAggccctctccctcgccgttcggAGCGGGACAAAGGCCGGCATGGAGGTCGAGCAGATCCTCTCCCTCGCCACAAACTATGTGAACAACAACGCCGATTTGGCCTGCCACGTCCTCGTGCAGAGCGGGATACCAGCCGACGCTGTCCTCTCGGCGGCCATGAAAACGGGGCTAATGGCCAGAGAGAAGGTGTACGCTACCCTGCTGGAGCAGCTACTCGCCTCCTTCGCTAATCCATTGGAGGACACCCAGCTGAGGGAGTGGGAGTGCCCCCCCAAACCCCACTATTCTCTCACCGAGAAGAGGAGCGGTCCAAGACAGGACCCCAAATGCCCCTTCTTTCTCATCAATGCGAAGGTATCGGCCAAGACGGCGCGGATATCGTGGTCGATGAAGAAGTATCCCCGCTTCCCCCGGGAGCGAGCGATGCACGATGCTTTACGTGTCGCACGCCTGGGCACAGGAACTCAGGGATTTCATGTAGAGCAGGCAGGGGAAGGCGGGCAGCCAGGTGCCCTCTCCTACTTCATCGATGCCACATATAGCGGGTGGCCGCGCCCCAAGGAGGGCATCTTCGAGGAAGGCTCCTCCGTGCCCCTCAGGGAGGTCGCCGTCATCAAGAGGTTGCCCAGCGGTGATGGGATTTCTGTCATGTCCTATGCTCATGGGCTTGGTGTTAAGCTTGACGATATCCTCTTCGTGCTGCACGTCCCGTCTGCCGCCATGCCCCTGAGATTTACCGAGCAGTCATTTTATGTCTCTGAAAACTTCGAGGAGATTCCACTGTACGCCCCGGCTGGTCTTGATTTCATAGACATCAATGTCCCCGTCAAGAATCTGATCATGAAACTTTACCAGCTGTATTTACAAGAGGAGCAAGAGAAAAATAGTAAGCGTGAGAAACATGATCATCGGGGGAGTGAAGAGCTGGTGTGCCAGCAAGAGGAGGAGCTCATGCTCCAAAGACATGAGCAAGAGGGGGAGAAGCTGGAGCGCCTGCGGAGGAGAAGGGAGGAGAGCAAGAAACATAGAGATCTACGCAAGGAAATGAAGGAAGCGGTTCATCGGATCAAGGATACAGCAAGgacttcagaagaagaagaagagcagcatGATGAGGAGTATGACCCAATGCTTTTGCCGTTCTCCTGTTTCAGGAAGAATGTGGTTTGGTGAAACCATTCAAAAGAGCTGTGCCAAAGTGAGAAGAGGCACGACAGATAGCTTGTATAGCTCTTAAGTTGCAGGCTTCGCATGATTGATGATTTAGTTATGTAAATTATGGCTTGTATTGTACTGCATTGGATTATTGGATGCATTGGGGAAACTACATGCTGATTTACATTTTTTTTGTGAGagacttccaatctattcatcttcaatcatgacagtacaaagaataatagaggtaataaaaattacaaccatgtcCATGGACCATCTAGCGACgtctacaagcactggagcgagccgaaggcgccgCCGTCATCGTCTCTCCCTCATCAgagtcgggcaaaccttgttgtagtagacagtcaggaggTCGTCGTGCTAAGGCTTCATAGAACCAGCGCACCAGAGTAtcaaccatcgccgatgaagaaagTCATAGATCAGAAGAACCAAACCTATAAACGCCTAAACGAAGACGAACGAAGAACGGATCCAaatagatccaccgaagaccaacaccgaccgaatcccgcaagatccgACGGAGACAAACCTTCACatgccctccgacgatgctagacgcatcatCGGGATGGGGATAGAACATGGGAGACATTATTCCAACTAAGGGACGTCGCCGCCGCCACACAGCCCCAACCAAGGCGCTgactctaagagcatctccagccgcgcccccaacaaggccccccaggcgacttttcggccgccggcgtcgaaaaatcggcccagtcgcgcccccaagggcccatttttcaccggctcgggccgaaattggcgccggcgtacccaacccgaacccgacgcgctgggggACGCTCGGGGGCGCCGTGCGAATcatttttggcgcgaaagagccgcgggccctccTTGCCAGCAACTCGTCTCTCTTCCCGCCGCTCCGtcatcctcatcgcctcgtttcccgtggcgaatcaatgccaaagctgccgcgcgctgccgcgtCGGCCAACCTTCTCCATTGATGCCTCAacggcggcgcagtgaagaccggacgacgcgcgtcccctcgcccgccacgcgcacgcggcggccacgcgtacgcgcggcgcctccgcctatataagccgaccccCAGCGCGCCGGTGGCACGCACAGACTCCACCGCCGACGCGCCATTTCtcccccttcctccctctcctctcgccgtctccagttcaaagcatgaccgagcgcttcccaggcgacgatgcggcggcgaacggcttcggccgccgccaccttcacgaggacgaagctcggctccactttgaggccgagtacccggtcccgccggacatgcgggtgcccgggacgTGGAGAATCAGCGTcggcggggtcccggtgccaccaccgcccaccggggCGGCCTGGGTGCGGAGATCGCGTGTATCCGTGCCtccctgccgcgggcggcgagggaggggccacgctATGCCCCAACAGCCCGCTTTGGGAGCCATacttccgccgccgccacgccgagcagctcgaggcctcCAACGGCGTCATGCCCTCCGGAAGGCTCAACTCTGAGGGGCGGCaccgatggtggggcgtgcccggccgcacacTGGAGGCCGTcttcgagtacatcgagggcggcaacacgccgaggctggagtaccccgctcccccatCCTTCTCTCGCCGACGTGGGAGCTCGTGGAGGCCGAGGCGCATGGACCTCcccccggagtacgaggagataacccggcgcggcttctccgacgaggacacCCTACAGTGGGCGCGCGACGACTACCTctgcgacgagatggtccggcagcgccgggccctggagtagatagccgcccgcaaacgtgggcgcgaggacgagcacggcgtcgtgatcctcgacagcgacgacgacgaggacgccccTGGACCATCCAAcctgccgcgccaaccgggggagggttgcagcagggacggcggccgcggcggaggtgacgacgacggcggcggcgattacacgcggttctacagcctcctcggcaagTAGAACTgtaagggcggcgggcggcgaggagcggcgagggagacggcgaggaGCAGACTAGTagcgttttttttcctttttgtaaaatattttaaatatgaacgaactcgccgaagtttggttGAATTTGTGTCGTGTTTGTGCCGGAACTTACACTTTCAAAAAaacgtgggcgccgcgactggggggcatcacgccccagCACGCGGTTAGCGCCGGTGCGCTCCCAGGGGGCGATTTATAGCGCCTTCTGGGGgcccaacggctggagatgctctaacaagaACGAGAACGGGTCCCTCCcgccagtggggggggggggcgagatccTCCGCACCTCCCTGGCCTAGATGCCATCAGAGATGGGAtggaccggcggcggcggcaacgggaGGACAAGTGTTTTTCTTGTGGAAGAGGAAAGAGATCTCTAAGAATACGTGTCCACTGATTTACATATTAGATAGTAAAAACTATCTGGATTGCACCCAAATTAGAAATTATCGTATTTACTATAGAGAAACGTCTAACAGCTCCCGGGTGCCCCCACACCCTCATGAACAATAAATTCATATAAAATTGAAAacaatcaaaaaaatctgaaacttttagGGATCAAAGGTTATCAAAGGTTTAATGTTCCTGCAAAGTTTCAGCAACAAATAACCTTCGTGGAGCCCTCACAAAAAAAATCACTGCTAAAAAATGTACATAAACTTTGAAacatgattttgtttttttatttgagtACTCTTCGAATGTTATTTTTAGCTAAgactttgcaagatcatcaaaagtttcatgatattcgatgtcccaaagtttcagatttttttgattttttttaatttgttttgaatttactgttcatagagggTGTAGGGCACCCGGGTGCTGAAAATCCTATCTCTTATTATACATTTATTATAATGTTAGGCTCTGTTTGGAGCTTTTAATGAAAAAAAAAACCACAACTTTTGAAGTTACTAAGACTACTTTCTTTCTGTAAAAACTTGCAAAACCATGGAGTGTTTTACACCGGCAGTATTTAGCAGATAACTTAGAGACATGCTATTAATGTTGATTACATTTTAAAAAGGAACGGTATGCATGTTGAACACCCAAGTCAAAGTGTGTTGTTTGCTCATCTTCTTATGCATCTTAATACTTTGCACAGATAGTTCGCTTATTGATATGTATCTATACATCTGTAAGATGTTTTCTTTTTGTAGTACAAGCACCTCCCTTCTTCCTGCTGGTAAATCCCTTGTTTGCTCCTACCACTAAAATTACAATTTGTTGGCATGTTTCACAATCGTTTAGGAGTGCTAAACATCTCTTGTCCAAGACCGCTGGTGCAAGCATGGCAGACCAATGCTTCAGTCGTGTCCAGCCCAGATCAACCAGACGTAGATGGAATTGACGAGGAGGGCGATTTTTAAATACTCCAAAAAGAACCACAAAATTTAGAATACCATGGCTTGCACAGTGAAAATGTGCCTTAAGCTGGTATTTCTTGTAAGCAAATACCTCAAATTATTTTAAACTATGTCTTTTCAGGAATCATAATATGTTAGAAAACTTCAAAAATACTTTGCATCCTAGCAAGAATGTAGTTGCTTATTGTGAGCTTGTGATCTGTGCCTTTTTGACTGTTTCTTGGCTGAT
Proteins encoded in this window:
- the LOC123063488 gene encoding peptidyl-tRNA hydrolase 2, mitochondrial isoform X2 yields the protein MAAPPRRNPNHGGKRKDEEPWLAAGVRPANFLPGLAIGFLLGLLLDLSSSWRPRFSLPSAPAPRGSKRAAAGSSAAPAPGEELKMVLVVRQDLKMGAGKIASQCAHAATGLYADLLASNRVLLKQWEQFGQAKIVLTCKNQQEMNRIKETAEHRGIPTFVVADAGRTQVVAGSKTVLAVGPGRKADIDSVTGKLRLL
- the LOC123063488 gene encoding uncharacterized protein isoform X3; amino-acid sequence: MAAPPRRNPNHGGKRKDEEPWLAAGVRPANFLPGLAIGFLLGLLLDLSSSWRPRFSLPSAPAPRGSKRAAAGSSAAPAPGEELKMVLVVRQDLKMGAGKIASQCAHAATGLYADLLASNRVLLKQWEQFGQAKIVLTCKNQQEMNRIKETAEHRGIPTFVVADAGRTQVVAGSKTVLAVGPGRKADIDSVTGKLRLLFSLRDTNLVLREFEKCGVILRHHSGPREGNWIHILYQHSYDARKALQKNGIQLCSGVIIGVKHIDPVHRQQLDDRLAGINQGGFMVSLPSKSLVLKSNTGASNQLGALPRPYDPKSSTNVIRDAGRRTTGSVAAPAKSIVTNVMDLIFGI